CGGGCTGCAGCTGCCAGGAGGCGCCGCCGTCGGAGGAGTGCAGGATCGTCCCGTTCGCGCCGACGGCCCAGCCGTTGGCGTCATCGGCGAAGGAAATGCCAAAGATCGTGTTCGCCGTCGGTGTATCGGGCTGCGTCCAGGTGCGTCCCGAGTCGGCCGAGACCAGGATCGTTCCCCAGTAGCCCCCGGCCCAGGCGCGCGTACCGCGCGCAGTCACCGCATAGAGATTGGCCTCGGGAAGCTTCCAGGTATCGAATCGCGCCGGATCCAGCGCCGCGCTCACGCTCACGGCGGCGATCAGGCCGAGCACGAGCGCCAACGCGGCGGCCCGCGATGGGTTGCCAGTCGATCGACGCCAGTTCATCGCACCCCCTGAAGATCCGACCGCACGGATGCCGCCTATCATGTAAAGGACTGTCGGAGGGGTCAACCGGGAGACAGTGACCGCTGTCGAGCGCGCAAGAATCGGCGACATCTCCTTGAAAGCAAGCGATCCAGCGCGCATCATTGCTCGCTGGAGTCCAAGCCATCGCAAGACTCGTAGTGGAGGGAGGTCCGATGCGACGATCACGTTGGGTGTATGCGTTTGCGGTCTTGGTCGCGCTCGGAAGCGCGCCGATCGCATCTGCCGAGGTAACCGCCCCCACGACGATCAGCTCCGCGAACGCGCAGCTGGCACAGGGCCTGATTCCCGACGAGCTGATTCCCTACGTCGTCGAGGGCAACACGGACTTGAGCATCACCGTCGCGAACCCCGGCACCTACACACCGCACCCGGCGTATGTGAAGGCGACCGTCGACAACGCCTGCAAGGCGAAGCTCGATGCGAAAGGCTTCCTGGTGAACTACGTCGCCGGTCAGCCGTTCCCATACTCCGAGTGGGCGAAGGAGGCGACCGGCCACAAGTGCGACCTGACGCCGGACGATCCGCAGTTCGCGCTCAAGCTGGCCTGGAACGTCAACTTTCGCTGGCAGGGTGGATCGGGGCTGAACCTTCCGCACTGGGGCTTCAGCAACATGCGCAACAAGGGAAAGGAAGTCTGGCGCATCGCCCAGGGCGAGTACCGCCGCACCTACTTCTCGCACCGCGCGGACCTGCTGCCGGCGACGACCCAGCTCGTCGAGGGCACCGACATCGAGTGGGCCGAGTTCTTCGACGTGAAGACGCCGTTCGATCTGCGCGGAACGATGTTCCTGCTCTACCGCTACGACGTGGAGAACAAGGAAGACGACACTTGGGCGTACATTCCGGCGCTGCGCCGCGTGCGCCGCATCGCAGCCACGCAGAAGTCGGACTCGCTTCTCGGCACCGAGTTCACGCTCGAGGACTTCTACATCTTCGCGGGCTACGTGTGGGACCACCAGTGGGAGTTCAAGGGTGAATCGACGAAGCTCGGCGTGATCAACTCCAAGCGCTCCTGCTTCCCCAGCGTGATCCCCGGCGCGACGGCTTCCGGCGGCGCGGACAGGATGGTGCGGCTGGGCACCGACGACGAGTGGTACAGCTGCAAGTTCGCCCCGTACAACGCGCTGCCGTTCGCGGGCGAGACCTTCGAGAAGCGCACCGCGTTCCAGCTCGACGACATCCCGCGCCAGAAGGGCCACCCGTACAGCCGCAAGATGATCTGGTACGACAAAGAAACGATGATGCCGCTGTACTCGATGGCGTACGATCGCGCTGGCAAGCCGTACCGGATCATCGGCAGCGTGTTCAAGTGGAGCGAGGACAGCCCGGTGCCCGAGAACAAGGGCCGCAACTCGCTGAACTACTCGCACATCATGGTCGTGAACGTGCAGAACGGGAACTCGCACACCGGCCAGTTCGACAACGCGAACGCGAAGGAGTTCGATGCCGCCTCGAGCCGCAAGTACTACGACACCACGCGGCTGAAGACCCTGGGGCGGTAGCGCCGGGTTCCGATCGAGACTCTGCGCGGCCCGCTGCGACCCACGTCGCAGCGGGCCGCAGCTATTTCGGAGCCGGCGTCGGCTTCTCGACGTCGATGCGCAGCTCGCGCTGGCGCGCGCGCCGCTGTTCGCGGGCGCGCTGGATCTCGCCGGCGAGCTCCACCTCGATCGCGCGGGTGCGGAGCAGCTCGCGCAGGCGCGAGACCTCGAGCTCGACCTCGCGCTGCTGCCCGGCGGTCGGCTCGTAGAAGACGGAGCGCTCCACGACCTGGGTTCCTCCGCCGATCCCGATCGCGGTGACGCGCAGGAGGTTGCGACCGCGCACCAGCGACACGAAGCCGTCGAAGCTCCCGTCGGCGAGCAGGCGAATCGCGCGCCCGGGCTGACCGGACGTCTGATTCAGGAGCTGCACATCGGCGACCTCGGAGAGTTCCACCGCAGGCAGATGGAACAGCACCTCTCCGGGGCGCTCGATCTCGGTGAGCGTGCCCTGCGACACGCGCGAGACCAGATCGAGCACGTCTCGGCCGCGCACGGCCTCTGGCCCGAGCGCGAAGCTGTGGATGCGCACCTCCTTCTCGCCCGCGCCGCGCGCGGCCGCGATCGCCGAGCGACCGGGGTTGGGCTCGGGAGGGGGAAGGGTCGGATAGCCGTCGGAGAGGAACAGGATGCTGCGCTTGCGACCCGCCTTGCCGTCCGCGGGCGCGTCGAGAAGCGCCGCGCGCGCGAGGTCCAGCGCTGCGGCGTAATTCGTGCCCCCGTACCAGCCGTGACGGCCGTCGAGCCGATCGAGCGCCGCCTCCACCTCGGGGCGGGTCGCGACCAACGGCGCTGCGAACTCGGCCCGGTCACCGAACGCGATCAGCGCCACGCGCGTCCGCTCCGGGTTCAGAAGCTTCAGCAGCCGCCGCACCGCGGCGATCTCCGCGGCCGCGATCGTGTCCCCGGGATCGTCGCAGAGAAGCTCCGGCGACGCGGCTCCCCAGTAGTCCTCGCGAATCTCCGGGCTCGCCTTTCCGACCACCCCGTTCTCGTTCACGTCGACGCCGGAGCGCAGGCGGGTGCTGGCCGAGAGATCGATCACGATCGCCACGTCGTGGTAGTGGAGGCGCCCGGCGCCGGTGGAGCCGTCGACCTCGATCATCGCGACCGGGAGCCGCTGCACGATCGCATCGGCCGGCTTTCGCAGATCGATCCAGACCTGCTCGTCGCCCGCGGCCGACGACTGCGCGAACGCGCGGCCAGCGACGAGCGCGCCGATCAGAAACTGCGCCAGAATGAGACGCGTCGGAAGCATGGCGGGATTCCTCGCTCAGCCTGGGAGGCGCGTACTATACGCAACGCAGTGATCCCACCAAACGCCGCGCGGCTCCTGGCCGCAGCACTTCTGCTTCTGCCGTGGCCGGCTCCCGCGCAATCCGCCGCGGATCCACTCGCCGAGGCGCAGGCCTGCGCCAAGCGCAATCTGCCCCATACGACGCTCGAGTTCCGCGCGACCTTCACGAAGGTCGACCGGGTCGGCGGCGAGCGCGCAAGCCGCGCGAAGGTGCTCGGCAAGAAGCTCGCCGACGGGCTGCAGCGCGCGGTGCTGCGCTTCGACCGGCCGACGGACATCCGCGGGACGGCGATGCTCATGATCGAGAATCCGAGCGGGCCGAGCGAGTTCTACGTGTTCGCGCCCGGCGAGCGGCGCGTGCGGCGGATCTCGGGCCGGAGCTCCGGGGGGCTCTTCGGCACCGACTTCTCCTACGACAACTTCGAGAACTGGCGCGGCTTCTCCAAACGCAACA
The genomic region above belongs to Deltaproteobacteria bacterium and contains:
- a CDS encoding outer membrane lipoprotein-sorting protein; this encodes MVAEKLRRRGSPVVLANLRARLSDHPVLVHVDAGAQAGAGREIDHDRHVVVVEAPGAGGAVDLDHRDREPLHDRIGRLSQIDPDLLVARGRRLRERAASDERADQKLRQNETRRKHGGIPRSAWEARTIRNAVIPPNAARLLAAALLLLPWPAPAQSAADPLAEAQACAKRNLPHTTLEFRATFTKVDRVGGERASRAKVLGKKLADGLQRAVLRFDRPTDIRGTAMLMIENPSGPSEFYVFAPGERRVRRISGRSSGGLFGTDFSYDNFENWRGFSKRNKAELLPDAVEADRAVYVLAGAPAPEDGSSYERVVSYVDRETCVVLRVDSYEPGAKLRKILRADPKTVEKSGDLAIARALELEDLIDGTRTRVAIESIRLDADLPDRLFRQTDLASGS
- a CDS encoding outer membrane lipoprotein-sorting protein is translated as MRRSRWVYAFAVLVALGSAPIASAEVTAPTTISSANAQLAQGLIPDELIPYVVEGNTDLSITVANPGTYTPHPAYVKATVDNACKAKLDAKGFLVNYVAGQPFPYSEWAKEATGHKCDLTPDDPQFALKLAWNVNFRWQGGSGLNLPHWGFSNMRNKGKEVWRIAQGEYRRTYFSHRADLLPATTQLVEGTDIEWAEFFDVKTPFDLRGTMFLLYRYDVENKEDDTWAYIPALRRVRRIAATQKSDSLLGTEFTLEDFYIFAGYVWDHQWEFKGESTKLGVINSKRSCFPSVIPGATASGGADRMVRLGTDDEWYSCKFAPYNALPFAGETFEKRTAFQLDDIPRQKGHPYSRKMIWYDKETMMPLYSMAYDRAGKPYRIIGSVFKWSEDSPVPENKGRNSLNYSHIMVVNVQNGNSHTGQFDNANAKEFDAASSRKYYDTTRLKTLGR
- a CDS encoding VWA domain-containing protein, with the protein product MLPTRLILAQFLIGALVAGRAFAQSSAAGDEQVWIDLRKPADAIVQRLPVAMIEVDGSTGAGRLHYHDVAIVIDLSASTRLRSGVDVNENGVVGKASPEIREDYWGAASPELLCDDPGDTIAAAEIAAVRRLLKLLNPERTRVALIAFGDRAEFAAPLVATRPEVEAALDRLDGRHGWYGGTNYAAALDLARAALLDAPADGKAGRKRSILFLSDGYPTLPPPEPNPGRSAIAAARGAGEKEVRIHSFALGPEAVRGRDVLDLVSRVSQGTLTEIERPGEVLFHLPAVELSEVADVQLLNQTSGQPGRAIRLLADGSFDGFVSLVRGRNLLRVTAIGIGGGTQVVERSVFYEPTAGQQREVELEVSRLRELLRTRAIEVELAGEIQRAREQRRARQRELRIDVEKPTPAPK